The Lutibacter profundi region TTGGTATTGGTGTGTTTTTAAATCCATCAATTCTAGTAAGTCATCATATCCGTTTGCTCTTGAAAAAGTATTTGTAATAGCAGTGCTTACATAGTTATCATCACATACACTGCTTGTTTATCATTGTCATTATCGCAGGATGTGATTGCAAATAAACTAAATTCGAATAGAAATACAACTTCTTTTAATCTTTTGTTGTTCATTGTTTTTGTTTTTTAATTTTAGTTAAAAGTAGTATTTTATTCAATTGTTATTAGTATTGGAAAATGGTCAGATAAATACATATTATTTGTTCTTCTATCATCAATATTTGCATATTTAAGAATCTTAATATTGTTGGTTAAAATGTAATCAATTCTCTTTTCTGTTATAATTTCCAAATCAAACCCATTAAAAGTTCCAATTGGTCCATAAGGTTTTAATTTACTTTCTTTAAATGAGTCTTTCAACTTTGTTTGAAGAATTTTAATAGGTTCGCTTTCAGGAATATTATTGAAGTCTCCCATAACAATAATTTTATTGCTTTCTATTTTTTTATCTTCAATGATTTGAAGTATTAATTCTGCAGATTTCTTCTGTGATATCTTTCCTATGTGATCAAAATGGCAATTAAATATTTCTAGTCTTTCTTGGGATGCGATGTCTAAAAATTCACCAAATGTTACAATCCTGTTCATAGAGGCATCCCATCCTATTGAAACTGAGTCTGGATTTTCAGAAAGCCAGTATGTTTTGGTTGAAATAAGTTTAATTTTTTCCTTTCTGTAAAAAATAGCAGTATATTCTCCTTTGGATTTTCCATCATCTCTACCTACACCAACATAATCATAATCAACTAATACAGAATCTAGATATTTTACTTGATTTCCCAACCCTTCCTGAATACCTAATACTTCGGGTGAATAATAATTTATCATATCAGTAATTTCCTTTTTTCTATATTTCCACGAATTTTGATTGTCATTGGGATTGTCATATCTTATATTGAATGACATGATAGAAGTTTGCCCTGTAACAATAAATGTTATTATGAACCCAATGAGACTGAAAAAATAAGTGTGTTTTTTTATTTTCATGTTCGTTTAAGATAGGTGGTTTACAAAAGTTAAAGATTAGACTTTATACTAAATTAGTTTCTAACCTTTATTTATTTATTTTTATTTATTTCTTAAATTCGTATTCGTTAAAAAGCCCTAAAAATACGTTTCTATAATACACTTTCCAAATTCCACTACCTAAATTGTTCGTTTAAAGGTAGATTTACTCCTTGGTGTGGACTATCGTGACTAATATACAATTTGGTGTCATGGATTTTACCATTTAACTCCATATGGCGTAACGGCTTACTAAACCACCCATACTCATAGCCAAAATCACATTTTTTTCAGTACTACCAGCAGCAGCTTTTAGGATATTTACCCAACGTATTACTTCTTCTTCCATGTAAGCATTACATTGTATATACTCTGTACCGTCATAACGAACTTGATAATTTGAAGTAATATACTCTATCCATATTCCTCGTGGAAACGAGGAACCAACGAAAATACCAATAGACTCATTAGGTACTTTTTTTCAAAGGAAACTGACTTTAGCAAGGTAACCGAAAAAGAACTAAAGATAGTGTAGGAAAAACTAAATAATCACCAAAGAAAGATACTAAGATATAGAACACCAAATAAAGTTTTTAAAGTAGAATTAATAAAAATTTAAAAAAAGATGGTGATGTAAAGGCGCTGGACTGAAAATAACTCGATAGAGTAGGAAGGGTTACTCTATTTCAATATTGCCGCGTATTAAAACCAAAAATAAACTTGTATATTTGAGTAATGAATAACTAAAATTAATAACGCCTTGTTGCGTTAGAACCTTAAATCCAAGAAACCAAATTAATGAAAGAGTTACTAGAATATCTAAATAGTATTCAACAATTGACTGATAAATCCCAAAAAGCACTTTCTTTAATTTGTACAGAATTAACTGTTAAAAAAAATTCAGACCTTCATCCAATCGGACATACGTGTAGGAATATTTATTTTATTAAAAAAGGGTTACTGTGCATCTATTATTTTAAAGAGGACATTGAAATAATAGAAAGTTTTGAATTTGAAAACTCAATTGTTGCTAGAGCAGACAGTTTATTCAAAACAAAACCTTCTCGTAAAGGAATTAAGGCTATTGAAAATTCAGAATTAATTGCTATTAACTCTTCCAAACTATTCGAATTGTATGATAGATATCCTGAAATTGATAGATTGTTTAGAAAAATATATGAAAATGCTTATGTAGAATTAGTTAACAGAGTTGAAAGTATTCAATTTCATTCAGCAGAAGAAAGGTATCACAATTTATTAAATCAATCTAAACAAACAATTCAAAGAGTACCTTTAAAATTAATAGCTTCTTATTTGGGAATTACTCAGGTGAGTTTGAGTAGAATTAGAGCAAAAAAGTAATTATTTAACATTTGTAAAGTATTTTCTTTTTATTCTTTCAGACCTTTGTAAAAAATCAAAGAATATGAATAATATAACGTTAGGATTGAAAGAAAACTGGAAACAATTTACATTACTGGTTATTGTAAATGCGTTTGTTGGAGGTATGGTTGGTTTGGAACGTTCTATTCTTCCAGAAATAGCCGAGAAAGAATTTGGATTGGTTGTAAAAACAGCAATTCTTTCATTCATTATTGTTTTTGGTATTACCAAAGCAATAACTAATTATTTTACAGGAGCTTTAGCAAATAAATACGGTAGAAAAAACCTATTAATTCTAGGTTGGGTAATTGGAATACCAATTCCTTTTATATTAATGTTTGCTCCAAACTGGAACTGGATAATTGTTGCCAATATTCTATTAGGAATTAATCAAGGTTTAGCTTGGAGTAGCACAGTTGTAATGAAAATTGATTTAGTTGGAGAAAAACAACGTGGCTTTGCAATGGGGCTAAATGAATTTGCAGGTTATTTATCGGTAGCAATTGTAGCCTTTTTAACAGGTTGGATTGCTAGTGAATATGGTTTAAGGCCTTATCCTTTCTATATCGGAATTATTCTAGTTTTATTAGGTTTGATCTTTAGCATATTTTTTATCAAAGACACTAGACATCACGTTGCAAAAGAATCAAAATCCAATACCGTGCCTTTACTAAACAATATTTTTATTGATACAACCTGGAAAAACAAAAACTTAGGTTCTGTTTCTCAAGCGGGACTAATTAATAATCTAAATGATGGAATGGTTTGGGGTATTTTTCCCTTGTTATTAGCCAGTAAAAGTTTTTCAATAGAGCAAATAGGAATAATTACAGCAATATATCCAGCTGTATGGGGAATTGGTCAATTATTCACAGGTAAAATGGCAGATAAATATCCTAAAAAAGAAATGCTGTTTTGGGGAATGCTTCTGCAAGCCATTACACTTTTATTATTTGTTTTTGCGAATAATATGTTGGAATATATAATTCTATCTTCAATTTTAGGTTGGGGAACAGCAATGGTTTACCCTACTTTTTTAGCATCAATAGCCGAAAATACAAACCCGATTGATAGAGCAAAAAGTATTGGCATTTTTAGATTGTGGAGAGATTTAGGCTATGCAATTGGAGCA contains the following coding sequences:
- a CDS encoding Crp/Fnr family transcriptional regulator, which encodes MKELLEYLNSIQQLTDKSQKALSLICTELTVKKNSDLHPIGHTCRNIYFIKKGLLCIYYFKEDIEIIESFEFENSIVARADSLFKTKPSRKGIKAIENSELIAINSSKLFELYDRYPEIDRLFRKIYENAYVELVNRVESIQFHSAEERYHNLLNQSKQTIQRVPLKLIASYLGITQVSLSRIRAKK
- a CDS encoding endonuclease/exonuclease/phosphatase family protein; the protein is MSFNIRYDNPNDNQNSWKYRKKEITDMINYYSPEVLGIQEGLGNQVKYLDSVLVDYDYVGVGRDDGKSKGEYTAIFYRKEKIKLISTKTYWLSENPDSVSIGWDASMNRIVTFGEFLDIASQERLEIFNCHFDHIGKISQKKSAELILQIIEDKKIESNKIIVMGDFNNIPESEPIKILQTKLKDSFKESKLKPYGPIGTFNGFDLEIITEKRIDYILTNNIKILKYANIDDRRTNNMYLSDHFPILITIE
- a CDS encoding MFS transporter; protein product: MNNITLGLKENWKQFTLLVIVNAFVGGMVGLERSILPEIAEKEFGLVVKTAILSFIIVFGITKAITNYFTGALANKYGRKNLLILGWVIGIPIPFILMFAPNWNWIIVANILLGINQGLAWSSTVVMKIDLVGEKQRGFAMGLNEFAGYLSVAIVAFLTGWIASEYGLRPYPFYIGIILVLLGLIFSIFFIKDTRHHVAKESKSNTVPLLNNIFIDTTWKNKNLGSVSQAGLINNLNDGMVWGIFPLLLASKSFSIEQIGIITAIYPAVWGIGQLFTGKMADKYPKKEMLFWGMLLQAITLLLFVFANNMLEYIILSSILGWGTAMVYPTFLASIAENTNPIDRAKSIGIFRLWRDLGYAIGAIITGIIADLYNINSSIIFIGVLTLLSAIIIKARMQTNTSCISKQDVQKKKNYIIIDVRTKEERETEHIPNSIHIPINELENRINELPKDKVYITACGKGGGRSIKASEILKLHKYNALWLCKGTLGWIEEKAVRTV